The Corynebacterium qintianiae genome has a window encoding:
- a CDS encoding hemolysin family protein gives MEFGEFTVTYALVALAGLLLSGLLGSVESALAPISRARVENMVKDDVSGSRALLRVIEARANQVNMLVMVRTVLDVTAAVFAAMFTMDLLGSGSWAILVAVLAVTLLQFGIIGVFARTAGRRNPYSISLRAAQWLVAFHTVLGPIARLLIWVGNLFHPGRDFREGPYATEIELREMVDIAQERGVVETTEHRMIQNIFDLASTYAKQVMVPRPEMIWIEAEKTVGQATRLMVRSGHSRVPAIGENADDILGVVYLKDMFTQDGSPLDPATPIAAVMREPLFIPESKPLDVLLQEMQQVNTHIAMLIDEYGGVAGLLTMEDLLEEIVGEITDEYDEAEMAPIESVGARCYRAQARLPLDDLVDHLEDDIGYELSFDDEVVDSVDTVAGLLSFDLGRVPLPGSSVEVSGLRFTAEGGRDRRGRVKVRSVLIDVPDVVDEYQAQD, from the coding sequence GTGGAGTTCGGTGAATTTACCGTCACTTACGCGCTGGTGGCGCTCGCCGGCCTGCTGCTGTCGGGCCTGCTCGGCTCCGTCGAGTCGGCGCTTGCGCCCATCTCGCGGGCGCGAGTGGAGAACATGGTCAAGGACGACGTCTCCGGGTCCCGCGCGCTGCTGCGGGTGATCGAGGCCCGGGCGAACCAGGTGAACATGCTGGTCATGGTGCGCACCGTGCTCGATGTCACGGCCGCGGTGTTCGCCGCGATGTTCACCATGGATCTGCTGGGCTCGGGCTCGTGGGCCATCCTCGTCGCGGTTCTCGCGGTGACGCTTTTGCAGTTCGGCATTATCGGCGTGTTCGCCCGCACCGCGGGCCGCCGCAACCCGTATTCGATTTCGCTGCGCGCCGCCCAGTGGCTCGTGGCCTTCCACACGGTGCTCGGGCCGATCGCGCGGCTGCTGATCTGGGTGGGTAACCTCTTCCACCCGGGCCGCGACTTCCGCGAGGGGCCCTACGCCACGGAAATCGAGCTGCGCGAGATGGTCGATATCGCCCAGGAACGCGGTGTCGTGGAGACCACCGAGCACCGCATGATCCAGAACATCTTCGACCTCGCGTCCACCTACGCCAAGCAGGTGATGGTGCCGCGCCCCGAGATGATCTGGATCGAGGCCGAGAAGACGGTCGGCCAGGCCACGCGCCTCATGGTGCGCTCCGGCCACTCCCGCGTCCCCGCGATCGGGGAGAACGCCGACGATATTCTCGGTGTGGTCTACCTCAAGGACATGTTCACCCAGGACGGCAGCCCGCTCGACCCCGCGACGCCCATCGCCGCCGTCATGCGCGAGCCGCTGTTCATCCCCGAGTCGAAGCCGCTGGATGTGTTGTTGCAGGAGATGCAGCAGGTGAACACGCACATCGCCATGCTTATCGACGAGTACGGCGGCGTCGCCGGCCTGCTGACCATGGAGGACCTGCTCGAGGAGATCGTGGGCGAGATCACCGACGAGTATGACGAGGCCGAGATGGCGCCCATCGAGTCGGTCGGCGCGCGGTGCTACCGCGCCCAAGCCCGCTTGCCGCTGGATGACCTGGTGGATCACTTGGAGGACGACATCGGCTACGAGCTCAGCTTCGACGACGAGGTTGTGGACTCCGTGGACACCGTCGCCGGCCTGCTGTCCTTCGACCTCGGCCGCGTGCCCTTGCCGGGCTCCTCCGTCGAGGTTTCCGGGCTGCGTTTCACCGCCGAGGGCGGCCGGGACCGCCGCGGCCGAGTCAAGGTCCGCTCCGTGCTTATCGACGTCCCCGACGTCGTCGACGAGTACCAGGCCCAGGACTAG
- the ybeY gene encoding rRNA maturation RNase YbeY, whose translation MSIEVLNESGEGDVNEEMLIDVSSYALAAMDVHPETEVTVTLVDEATMADLHVRWMDLEGPTDVMSFPMDELTPGGGRPDAAQPGPSMLGDIILCPAFDRRQAEVAGHDLGHELALLTVHGVLHLLGYDHVAPEDEREMFSLQNEILADWYDSLARRGVEYQPKPTGAQAFPSAADRDELDRRMKDS comes from the coding sequence GTGAGCATCGAGGTTTTGAACGAGTCGGGCGAGGGCGACGTCAACGAGGAGATGCTTATCGACGTCTCCTCCTACGCCCTGGCAGCCATGGACGTCCACCCCGAGACCGAGGTGACCGTCACGCTCGTCGACGAAGCGACCATGGCCGACCTCCACGTCCGCTGGATGGACCTCGAGGGCCCCACCGACGTGATGAGCTTCCCCATGGACGAGCTCACTCCCGGCGGCGGGCGCCCGGACGCCGCGCAGCCCGGGCCGTCGATGCTCGGGGACATCATCCTCTGTCCGGCGTTTGACCGTCGCCAAGCGGAGGTGGCCGGGCACGATCTGGGCCACGAGCTCGCGCTGCTGACCGTGCACGGGGTGCTCCACCTGCTGGGCTACGACCACGTCGCGCCCGAGGACGAGCGCGAGATGTTTTCGCTGCAGAACGAAATCCTCGCCGACTGGTACGACAGCCTCGCCCGCCGCGGTGTCGAGTACCAGCCCAAGCCCACCGGCGCCCAGGCGTTCCCCTCGGCCGCCGACCGCGACGAGCTCGACCGCCGCATGAAGGACAGCTAG
- a CDS encoding PhoH family protein, whose product MEELVSRKVELDSAYAQAVLGINDGNLRVLNQQLGADIHARGTAVTLRGPVAAVAHATRVLEELESMARRGVPISPDTVVHATRIMETEAPESVAEMLGAEIVARRGKVIRPKTAGQRRYVDAIDDNTITFGIGPAGSGKTYLAVAKAVQALQAKDVKRIILTRPAVEAGEKLGFLPGTLNDKIDPYLRPLYDALRDMLDPEMIPKLLDAGIIEVAPLAYMRGRTLNDAFVILDEAQNTTGSQMKMFLTRLGFGSKMVVTGDVSQVDLPRGTVSGLRVARRILEGIDDIYIEELGAEDVVRHHLISRIVEAYDRHDASNAARYEKKQAEREEECL is encoded by the coding sequence ATGGAAGAACTGGTGTCGCGCAAGGTCGAGCTCGACTCGGCCTACGCGCAGGCGGTGCTCGGAATCAATGACGGGAACCTCCGGGTTCTCAACCAGCAGCTCGGGGCGGACATCCACGCCCGCGGCACCGCGGTGACGCTGCGCGGTCCCGTGGCGGCCGTGGCGCACGCCACCCGGGTGCTCGAGGAGCTGGAGTCCATGGCGCGCCGCGGAGTGCCCATCAGCCCCGATACCGTGGTGCACGCCACCCGGATCATGGAAACGGAGGCGCCCGAATCCGTCGCCGAGATGCTCGGCGCCGAGATCGTCGCCCGCCGCGGCAAGGTGATCCGCCCCAAGACCGCGGGCCAGCGCCGCTACGTCGATGCGATCGATGACAACACCATCACCTTCGGCATCGGCCCCGCCGGTTCCGGCAAGACCTACCTCGCGGTGGCGAAGGCGGTCCAGGCGCTGCAGGCCAAGGACGTCAAGCGCATCATCCTCACCCGCCCGGCCGTCGAGGCGGGGGAGAAGCTCGGCTTCCTGCCCGGCACGCTCAACGACAAGATCGACCCCTACCTGCGACCGCTGTACGACGCGCTGCGCGACATGCTCGACCCGGAGATGATTCCCAAGCTCCTTGACGCCGGAATCATCGAGGTCGCCCCGCTCGCCTACATGCGCGGTCGCACGCTCAACGACGCCTTCGTCATCCTCGACGAGGCGCAAAACACCACCGGCAGCCAGATGAAGATGTTCCTTACCCGTCTCGGTTTCGGTTCGAAGATGGTGGTCACCGGTGACGTGTCCCAGGTGGACCTGCCCCGCGGCACGGTCTCCGGCCTGCGCGTCGCCCGCCGCATCCTCGAGGGCATCGACGACATTTACATCGAGGAGCTCGGTGCCGAGGACGTGGTGCGCCACCACCTGATCTCCCGCATCGTCGAGGCCTACGACCGCCACGACGCCTCCAACGCGGCGCGCTACGAGAAAAAGCAGGCCGAGCGCGAGGAGGAGTGCTTGTGA
- a CDS encoding 16S rRNA (uracil(1498)-N(3))-methyltransferase: protein MSLPYFIAADPARGVLDGAEGRHAVTVKRIAAGEHIVLVNGTGTAAEVVVREVRGKDYLAGDVVSVTEVPRPTPRVTVVQAIPKSERAELAVDLAVQGGADAIVPWISQRTIARWPADKQPKQVAKWQAAAREAAKQSRRAWVPQVSEPVTTNQLRDLVVDKQALVLHEDAATPLREISFAAEVVLIVGPEGGIGDEELGVLGAQAVRLGPEVLRTASAAFAALCAIGALTARW from the coding sequence ATGAGCCTGCCCTACTTCATCGCCGCGGACCCCGCCCGCGGGGTGCTCGACGGGGCGGAGGGCCGCCACGCGGTCACGGTGAAGCGGATCGCGGCCGGCGAACACATCGTGCTGGTGAACGGCACCGGGACCGCCGCCGAGGTCGTCGTCCGCGAGGTCCGCGGCAAGGATTATCTGGCCGGTGACGTTGTCTCCGTGACCGAGGTGCCGCGGCCTACCCCGCGCGTGACCGTCGTGCAGGCGATCCCGAAGTCAGAGCGCGCCGAGCTCGCCGTCGACTTGGCGGTCCAAGGCGGCGCCGACGCGATCGTGCCCTGGATCTCGCAGCGCACCATCGCCCGCTGGCCGGCGGACAAGCAGCCCAAACAGGTGGCGAAGTGGCAGGCGGCCGCGCGGGAGGCGGCGAAGCAGTCGCGGCGCGCGTGGGTGCCCCAGGTTTCCGAGCCCGTGACAACGAACCAGCTGCGCGATCTGGTCGTCGATAAGCAGGCCCTGGTTTTGCACGAGGACGCCGCGACCCCGCTGCGGGAGATTTCCTTTGCGGCCGAAGTGGTTCTCATCGTCGGGCCCGAGGGCGGGATCGGGGACGAGGAACTGGGGGTGCTGGGTGCCCAGGCGGTGCGGCTCGGGCCCGAGGTTCTGCGCACCGCCTCGGCGGCGTTCGCGGCGCTGTGCGCGATCGGCGCTCTCACTGCGCGCTGGTAG
- the dnaJ gene encoding molecular chaperone DnaJ: MARDYYGILGVDREATEQEIKKAYRKLARKYHPDVNPSEEAAEKFREISLAQEVLLDPSKRRIVDRGGDPMEQGPGGPGGAGGFGGFGDIFEAFFGGQGQGREPRSRVQPGNDALLRTAISLDDAFTGVKKDVTVDTAVLCDACTGTGSESKSKPVTCDQCHGTGSVEEIQQSFLGNIMTTRDCPKCRGFGELIKDPCRQCAGDGRVRSRRDLTVNIPAGIADGMRIRMAGQGEVGHGGGPAGDLYVEVHTEAHPVFAREGDNLHLRVTVPMYEAALGASVPVDTLGGGETVIEVPAGTQPNERVVLTGAGMPRLRSQEAGDMIAHIDVVVPTELGDDEREALEALRDGHAHTASVSSEDQARDDSFFGRMRGRFRR; the protein is encoded by the coding sequence GTGGCTCGTGACTACTACGGGATCCTGGGTGTCGACCGTGAGGCGACCGAGCAGGAGATCAAGAAGGCGTACCGCAAGCTGGCGCGCAAGTACCACCCGGACGTCAACCCGTCCGAGGAGGCGGCGGAGAAGTTCCGCGAGATCTCGCTGGCGCAGGAGGTGCTGCTCGACCCCTCGAAGCGCCGCATCGTGGACCGCGGCGGGGACCCGATGGAGCAGGGCCCCGGTGGTCCGGGCGGCGCCGGCGGTTTCGGCGGCTTCGGTGACATCTTCGAGGCCTTCTTCGGTGGCCAGGGCCAGGGCCGCGAGCCCCGCTCGCGCGTCCAGCCCGGCAACGACGCGCTGTTGCGCACCGCCATCTCGCTTGACGACGCTTTCACCGGCGTGAAGAAGGACGTCACCGTCGACACCGCAGTGCTGTGCGACGCCTGCACAGGCACCGGGTCGGAGTCGAAGTCCAAGCCGGTCACATGCGATCAGTGCCACGGCACCGGTTCGGTGGAGGAAATCCAGCAGTCCTTCCTGGGCAACATCATGACCACGCGCGACTGCCCGAAGTGCCGCGGCTTCGGCGAACTGATCAAGGACCCGTGCCGCCAGTGCGCCGGAGACGGTCGCGTGCGCTCGCGCCGCGACCTCACCGTGAACATCCCGGCCGGCATCGCCGACGGCATGCGCATCCGCATGGCGGGCCAGGGAGAGGTCGGCCACGGCGGCGGCCCCGCCGGCGATCTCTACGTGGAGGTGCACACCGAGGCCCACCCCGTCTTCGCCCGGGAGGGCGACAACCTACACCTGCGGGTGACCGTCCCGATGTACGAGGCGGCCCTAGGCGCCTCCGTGCCGGTGGACACCCTCGGCGGCGGCGAGACCGTCATCGAGGTCCCCGCCGGCACGCAGCCGAACGAGCGCGTGGTGCTCACCGGCGCCGGCATGCCGCGCCTGCGCAGCCAGGAGGCCGGTGACATGATCGCCCACATCGACGTGGTCGTGCCCACCGAGCTCGGCGACGACGAGCGCGAAGCCCTCGAAGCTCTGCGCGATGGCCACGCGCACACCGCCTCCGTGTCCAGCGAGGATCAGGCGCGCGACGACTCCTTCTTCGGCCGGATGCGCGGCCGCTTCCGCCGATGA